In one window of Nitrospira sp. DNA:
- a CDS encoding CusA/CzcA family heavy metal efflux RND transporter — MIASLLEFSLRQRILVLGLACLLSVLGLFAFQSIPIDAYPDVTNIQVQVLTDAPGLSPVEVERFITYPLELQMTGLPGLAEIRSLSKFALSQITVVFKDDVDIYFARQLVLERMMAAKERLPEGLDPVMAPVSTGLGEVYQYYVEGPHAATTDPKIAEAELTDQRTLQDWVLRPLLKSVPGVIDVNGMGGFVKQYQVLVDPAKLRKFDLTLHDIYEAVAKNNANAGGNVLERHAKRAIVRGLGLIKGLPDIESIIVKESGGTPVFVRDVAEVRIGHAVRHGAVVLNGEREVVTGTVLMIRGGNARQVVEAVKAKVEDLQENHLLPAGTKILPFYDRIELVTAAIDTVRDALIEGIVLVVFVFFFFLGHVRSAVVVTATLIVTPLVTFIVMERFGLSANLMTLGGLAIAIGEIADGSLVVVENVYRHLAQNNGEARKSKLEVILHATKEVGRPILFGILIISVVFLPLMTLHGMEGKMFAPLAYTLVIALLASVVVTLTLSPVLASVMLRGDHPEETRLTRWMKQRYVPVLQWALRRRGLVLTGSTAIVAGSLALVPFVGREFIPLLEEGALTPQIVRLPSVSLPESIEMEKQAHKAMLEFPEVRMAVSKIGRPDIAYGPEEPNESDPIVSLSGRSTWTTAATQPQLTDAIRNKLAEIPGISVLMSQPIQERVDELISGIRTECAIKLYGEDLDVLHDKAEEIAALMQQIKGVKDIKVEQIAGQPYLTVDIDRQKIARFGINIADVQEIITTAIGGKAATHVYEGERRFQLTLRFPEAQRNSVVTIGEIRVKAASGALIPMSELATIEMREGPLRISREQVTRRIYIGFNVVGRDIGSVVDEGRKKLAAQIRLPEGYRVTWGGAFENMERANARLLIVVPITLGLVFFLLFWAFHSLRYATLIILNLPFALIGGVVSLWLSGQYLSVPASIGFIELFGLAVGNGIVLVSYINQLRHEGTQTDEAIVTGCSLRLRPVVMTMMTTLLGLLPLALAQGIGAEVQRPLATVVIGGLFTSTLLTLVVLPALYHQFAEREVVKEHAPEWV, encoded by the coding sequence ATGATCGCGTCTCTGCTGGAATTTTCGTTGCGGCAACGGATTTTGGTCCTGGGGTTGGCCTGCCTGCTGTCTGTCCTCGGGCTGTTTGCGTTTCAGTCTATTCCCATCGATGCCTATCCCGATGTGACGAACATCCAGGTGCAGGTCTTGACCGACGCGCCGGGACTCTCGCCGGTCGAGGTCGAGCGATTCATCACCTATCCCCTCGAACTCCAGATGACGGGTCTGCCGGGTTTGGCAGAGATCCGGTCCCTCTCAAAATTCGCCCTTTCTCAGATCACGGTCGTGTTCAAGGACGACGTCGATATTTACTTCGCCCGCCAGTTGGTGCTCGAACGGATGATGGCAGCGAAAGAGCGGTTGCCGGAAGGGCTCGATCCGGTGATGGCCCCAGTCAGTACAGGGTTGGGCGAGGTCTATCAATACTACGTCGAAGGGCCCCATGCGGCCACGACCGATCCGAAGATCGCCGAGGCGGAGCTCACGGACCAGCGGACGCTTCAGGACTGGGTGCTGCGCCCGTTGCTCAAGAGCGTGCCGGGCGTGATCGATGTAAACGGCATGGGCGGGTTCGTCAAACAGTATCAAGTCCTGGTCGATCCGGCCAAACTGCGCAAGTTCGACTTGACGCTCCACGACATTTACGAGGCGGTGGCGAAAAACAATGCCAATGCCGGCGGGAATGTGCTGGAGCGGCATGCCAAACGCGCGATCGTCCGGGGCCTGGGGCTGATCAAGGGTCTGCCCGATATCGAATCGATCATCGTGAAAGAGTCCGGTGGCACGCCGGTATTCGTGCGCGATGTCGCCGAAGTCCGCATCGGCCACGCCGTGCGCCATGGCGCGGTGGTGCTCAACGGCGAACGGGAGGTGGTCACCGGCACGGTGCTCATGATTCGCGGAGGCAATGCGCGCCAGGTGGTCGAAGCGGTCAAGGCCAAGGTGGAGGACCTGCAGGAGAATCACCTTCTCCCCGCGGGGACGAAGATTCTTCCGTTCTACGATCGCATCGAGCTGGTCACGGCGGCCATCGACACCGTGCGTGATGCCTTGATCGAAGGAATCGTGCTGGTGGTGTTCGTGTTCTTTTTCTTTCTGGGCCACGTTCGCAGCGCCGTCGTCGTGACGGCCACCTTGATCGTCACCCCGCTCGTCACCTTTATTGTGATGGAACGGTTTGGGCTCTCGGCTAACTTGATGACGCTTGGCGGCCTCGCGATCGCGATCGGCGAGATCGCCGACGGGTCGCTGGTCGTCGTCGAAAACGTCTATCGCCATCTGGCGCAAAACAATGGCGAGGCGAGGAAAAGCAAGCTTGAAGTCATCCTCCATGCCACGAAAGAAGTGGGCCGCCCGATTCTGTTCGGCATTCTGATCATCAGCGTGGTGTTTCTGCCGCTCATGACGCTGCATGGCATGGAGGGAAAGATGTTCGCGCCGCTCGCGTATACGCTGGTGATCGCGCTCCTGGCCTCCGTGGTGGTGACGCTCACGCTGTCGCCTGTTCTGGCCTCGGTCATGCTGCGCGGAGACCACCCGGAAGAAACGCGCCTCACGCGCTGGATGAAGCAGCGCTATGTGCCGGTGCTGCAATGGGCGCTCCGGCGCCGGGGCCTGGTCCTGACCGGTTCGACGGCGATCGTGGCCGGCAGCCTTGCGCTGGTGCCGTTTGTCGGACGCGAGTTCATCCCGCTTCTTGAGGAAGGCGCGCTCACGCCGCAGATCGTGCGCCTGCCGAGCGTCTCGCTGCCGGAGTCCATCGAAATGGAGAAGCAGGCCCATAAGGCCATGCTGGAGTTTCCGGAAGTGCGGATGGCGGTGAGCAAGATCGGGCGGCCCGATATCGCCTATGGACCGGAAGAGCCGAATGAGAGCGATCCGATTGTGTCGCTGAGCGGCCGAAGTACCTGGACGACAGCGGCAACGCAACCGCAATTGACCGACGCCATCCGAAACAAGCTGGCGGAGATTCCCGGCATCTCCGTGCTCATGAGCCAGCCGATTCAAGAGCGGGTGGACGAGCTGATCTCCGGCATCAGGACGGAGTGTGCGATCAAGCTCTACGGGGAGGATCTCGACGTGCTGCATGATAAGGCGGAGGAGATTGCCGCATTGATGCAGCAGATCAAGGGCGTCAAGGATATCAAAGTCGAGCAGATCGCCGGCCAGCCTTATCTCACCGTCGACATCGATCGGCAGAAGATTGCCCGTTTCGGCATCAACATAGCCGACGTCCAGGAAATTATTACCACCGCCATCGGCGGCAAGGCGGCGACTCACGTGTATGAAGGGGAGCGGAGGTTTCAGCTCACGCTCCGGTTCCCGGAAGCGCAACGCAACAGTGTCGTGACTATCGGGGAGATTCGGGTGAAGGCGGCGTCCGGCGCGCTGATCCCGATGAGCGAGCTCGCGACGATCGAGATGCGCGAAGGCCCGCTCCGGATCAGCCGCGAACAGGTGACACGGCGCATCTACATCGGATTTAACGTGGTCGGGCGGGATATCGGGAGCGTCGTGGATGAAGGGCGCAAGAAATTGGCGGCCCAGATTCGTCTGCCGGAAGGGTATCGCGTGACATGGGGCGGGGCCTTCGAAAACATGGAACGGGCCAACGCGCGGCTGTTGATTGTCGTGCCGATCACGCTGGGGCTCGTGTTCTTTCTGCTCTTCTGGGCCTTTCACTCGCTGCGGTACGCGACTCTGATTATCCTGAACCTGCCCTTCGCCTTGATCGGTGGCGTGGTATCACTCTGGCTTTCCGGCCAGTACTTGAGTGTGCCGGCGTCGATCGGGTTCATCGAGCTGTTCGGTCTTGCCGTGGGGAACGGGATCGTACTGGTGTCCTATATCAACCAGCTGCGCCATGAAGGGACACAGACGGATGAGGCGATCGTGACGGGGTGCAGTTTGCGGCTGCGGCCGGTGGTCATGACGATGATGACGACGCTGCTCGGTCTGTTGCCGTTGGCGCTCGCGCAGGGAATCGGGGCGGAAGTGCAGCGGCCGCTCGCGACGGTGGTGATCGGCGGGCTGTTTACCTCGACTCTCCTGACGCTGGTGGTCTTGCCGGCCCTGTATCATCAGTTTGCCGAGCGAGAAGTTGTGAAGGAACATGCGCCGGAATGGGTGTGA
- a CDS encoding efflux RND transporter periplasmic adaptor subunit: MLKHIAGIVALSVFTFFGLMACERPPDPTPEAKTPAVTEKQGVLRLTPEELARTAIEVAPVVRGQVLVPREFPATVQSNENELAEVTTLIRGRVVKVYVDVGQDVKKDTLLAMLHSTDLGVAEGAYLKARARLQEAELAYERAKDLHEHKAVSLAELQRREAEMKTARAEVREMQNRLELLGVPSQEIERLDREHTIKADVPLRAPFDGRVIMRNITRGEVVETNQKFFTVADLSDVWVVGNVPEKDVQYIRKEQTVDVIVSAYPHGIFPGTITYISDVLDPATRTMRLRVTVPNPDRLLKPEMFATVRVYAAPAPDALTVPLSAVQNGPSGKMVFVQRGAYEFEVRAVKVGSEQGDTATVVEGLREGEQVVTKGSFVLKSEMERHKIEPAP; this comes from the coding sequence ATGCTGAAACACATTGCCGGGATCGTTGCCCTTAGCGTCTTTACGTTTTTTGGATTGATGGCCTGCGAACGGCCTCCCGACCCCACGCCTGAGGCCAAGACACCTGCGGTCACAGAAAAACAGGGGGTCCTACGTCTGACCCCGGAAGAACTCGCCCGGACAGCGATTGAGGTCGCGCCGGTTGTCCGCGGCCAGGTGCTGGTCCCGCGGGAGTTTCCCGCCACCGTGCAATCCAACGAAAATGAATTGGCCGAGGTGACCACGCTGATCAGGGGCCGGGTGGTGAAGGTCTACGTGGATGTCGGTCAGGACGTCAAGAAAGACACGTTGCTGGCCATGCTCCACAGCACAGACCTCGGTGTGGCCGAAGGGGCTTATCTGAAGGCCAGGGCCAGGCTGCAGGAAGCGGAACTCGCGTACGAGCGGGCCAAAGACCTGCATGAACACAAGGCTGTGAGTCTGGCCGAACTGCAGCGGCGTGAGGCTGAAATGAAGACGGCCAGGGCCGAAGTGCGTGAAATGCAGAATCGCCTGGAATTGCTGGGCGTCCCCAGTCAGGAGATCGAACGGCTGGACCGCGAGCACACGATCAAGGCCGACGTGCCGTTGCGCGCGCCATTCGACGGCCGGGTCATCATGCGCAATATCACCAGAGGGGAAGTGGTCGAAACGAATCAGAAGTTCTTCACCGTCGCGGATCTGTCGGATGTCTGGGTGGTCGGGAACGTGCCCGAGAAAGACGTCCAGTATATCCGCAAGGAGCAAACCGTCGATGTCATTGTGTCGGCCTATCCCCACGGCATCTTTCCGGGAACGATTACGTATATCAGCGATGTGCTCGATCCGGCGACCCGCACGATGCGGTTGCGGGTGACGGTCCCCAACCCTGACCGGCTGCTGAAGCCGGAAATGTTCGCGACTGTCCGCGTCTATGCCGCGCCGGCTCCGGATGCCCTGACCGTACCGCTCTCAGCGGTCCAAAACGGGCCGAGCGGCAAGATGGTCTTCGTGCAGCGGGGCGCGTACGAATTCGAAGTGCGGGCGGTCAAAGTGGGCAGCGAGCAGGGAGACACGGCGACGGTGGTGGAGGGGCTACGCGAGGGGGAACAGGTGGTGACGAAGGGGTCGTTCGTCCTCAAGTCCGAGATGGAACGGCACAAGATCGAGCCAGCACCATGA
- the zwf gene encoding glucose-6-phosphate dehydrogenase yields the protein MSLQQVDPHVFVIIGATGDLTRRKLLPALYHLRDQGVLETRNTLIVGAALPEMGEEGFRLWAFEGLHKAGWHNEAELRAWCDDCLHYQTVHEGGVQDYEALAGYIRRLERTHNMPENRVFYLALPPDTVPIAMERLNQAGLLKSQGWVRVVFEKPFGHDFPSARHLNTTLHHYIDESQIYRIDHYLGKETVQNLLAFRFANPIFESLWNRDRIENVQITVAEDLGVEHRGAYYQQAGALRDMVQNHLTQLMTVVAMEVPVSFDAGAIQSEKLKVLHSIAPITHEDAVFGQYTAWQLAGQTIPGYREEPGVPADSATETYVALKAEIQNWRWKGVPFYLRTGKRFPRKLTQVAVIFREAPTQVFRSLDPGSIASNKLLITLQPSEGFSLCFSVKSPGRPFQLSDHALQFDYQKSLGQLPEAYETLLRDVMIGDQTLFVSADFTETAWRLYDPLLTGDRAVHRYTAGTWGPREADALVERHGHQWQLGW from the coding sequence ATGTCGCTCCAGCAAGTTGATCCACATGTGTTTGTGATCATCGGGGCAACCGGCGATTTGACGCGCCGGAAACTGCTGCCGGCGCTGTATCATCTGCGGGATCAGGGGGTGCTGGAAACGCGCAATACGCTGATCGTCGGGGCGGCGCTGCCGGAGATGGGCGAAGAGGGGTTCCGGCTGTGGGCGTTCGAAGGCCTGCATAAAGCCGGCTGGCACAATGAAGCGGAACTCCGTGCCTGGTGTGACGACTGTCTCCACTACCAGACCGTGCATGAAGGGGGTGTGCAGGATTACGAGGCGCTCGCCGGGTACATCCGCCGATTGGAGCGCACCCACAATATGCCGGAAAATCGGGTGTTCTATCTGGCCTTGCCCCCTGACACGGTGCCGATCGCAATGGAGCGGCTCAATCAGGCGGGGCTGCTCAAGAGCCAGGGGTGGGTTCGCGTCGTGTTCGAGAAACCCTTCGGCCACGACTTTCCCTCGGCCCGGCATCTGAATACGACCCTGCATCATTATATCGACGAATCCCAGATCTATCGCATCGATCATTATCTCGGCAAGGAAACGGTGCAGAACCTCCTGGCATTTCGCTTTGCCAACCCGATCTTCGAATCGCTCTGGAACCGCGATCGCATCGAGAATGTGCAGATCACGGTGGCCGAAGATCTCGGAGTCGAGCATCGCGGGGCCTATTACCAGCAGGCCGGGGCCTTGCGCGACATGGTCCAGAACCATTTGACCCAACTGATGACGGTCGTCGCGATGGAAGTGCCGGTGTCGTTCGATGCGGGGGCGATCCAGAGCGAAAAACTCAAAGTGCTTCATTCCATCGCGCCGATTACGCACGAGGATGCGGTGTTCGGGCAATATACCGCCTGGCAGCTTGCGGGCCAGACGATCCCCGGTTATCGGGAGGAACCTGGCGTGCCGGCTGATTCGGCCACGGAGACCTATGTCGCGCTGAAAGCGGAGATTCAGAATTGGCGCTGGAAGGGCGTGCCGTTTTATCTCAGGACCGGGAAGCGCTTTCCCAGAAAGCTGACGCAGGTGGCGGTCATCTTTCGCGAGGCCCCCACGCAAGTGTTTCGGTCGCTTGATCCGGGGAGCATCGCCTCCAACAAGCTGCTCATCACCCTGCAGCCGAGCGAAGGATTTTCGCTCTGTTTTTCCGTGAAGAGCCCGGGGCGGCCCTTTCAACTGAGCGATCATGCGTTGCAATTCGACTATCAGAAATCCCTCGGCCAGTTGCCCGAAGCCTACGAGACGCTGTTGCGTGACGTGATGATCGGCGATCAGACGCTTTTTGTCAGCGCGGATTTTACCGAAACGGCCTGGCGGCTCTACGATCCGCTGTTGACGGGCGATCGCGCGGTGCATCGCTACACCGCCGGCACTTGGGGGCCGCGCGAGGCGGACGCGCTGGTGGAGCGGCATGGGCATCAGTGGCAATTGGGGTGGTGA
- a CDS encoding DUF2238 domain-containing protein: MGDGATDRSEAGQAPGRLIHGLLLAYGIVWIWLAVDPVNRRDWLLENLLPLAGFTLLLVTYRRFQFSRLSYCLIAFFLTLHAIGAHYTYAEVPFGYWLKDVLALSRNPFDRLVHFAFGLLLAYPVREWLVRLAKVEGAWSYYLPMSAILAQSSLFEIIEAVVAVLVSPELGNLYLGTQGDEWDAQKDMAAALVGAFFAMAVTFVAARFSSAGAMAGSR, translated from the coding sequence ATGGGTGACGGGGCAACAGACCGGAGCGAGGCGGGACAGGCACCCGGTCGTCTTATTCACGGATTGTTGTTGGCGTATGGGATTGTCTGGATCTGGCTCGCCGTTGACCCGGTCAATCGGAGAGATTGGCTCCTGGAGAATCTCCTGCCTCTTGCCGGCTTCACGCTCTTGCTGGTGACGTACCGGCGGTTTCAGTTCTCACGCCTCTCCTATTGCTTGATCGCCTTCTTCCTGACGCTGCATGCCATCGGCGCGCACTACACCTACGCTGAAGTCCCCTTCGGCTACTGGCTCAAAGATGTGCTGGCCTTGAGCCGGAACCCATTTGACCGCTTGGTCCATTTTGCCTTTGGCCTGCTGCTGGCCTATCCCGTGCGTGAATGGCTGGTGCGTCTCGCCAAGGTGGAGGGGGCCTGGTCGTATTATCTGCCCATGAGCGCCATTCTAGCTCAGAGCAGTCTGTTTGAAATAATTGAAGCGGTGGTCGCAGTGCTTGTCAGCCCTGAATTGGGGAACCTGTATTTAGGCACCCAAGGGGATGAGTGGGATGCGCAAAAGGACATGGCTGCGGCCTTGGTCGGCGCGTTCTTCGCGATGGCTGTCACCTTTGTGGCTGCCCGCTTTTCAAGCGCCGGGGCAATGGCCGGCTCTCGCTGA
- a CDS encoding CBS domain-containing protein gives MTGAGGQRVSEYMHRQLEAVPQEATVVATAERMRAQSLSSILVESLDRQGKECRLVGIITETDLVRKVLAQGLDPARTTAGQVMASPLLTIAPDRPMLDASHLMETHKVRHLAVSDGSEVVGLISARDLVRHFVEAETGPARELDNVYRPLSVLMQTALETMESRETVAAAATRMVEKHIGSLFVIEAGEMVGIVTESDLVRKGLAYQLDAKTIRVGALMNSPLLDIDINRTIRDASDLMARKRVRHLAVTENARIVGVLSIRDLIKMVSIRDRPEFLRRT, from the coding sequence ATGACAGGAGCGGGAGGGCAGCGTGTCAGCGAATACATGCATCGTCAGTTGGAAGCGGTGCCGCAGGAGGCCACGGTGGTGGCGACGGCGGAGCGGATGCGGGCGCAGAGTCTGAGCTCCATTCTGGTGGAATCGCTTGACCGTCAGGGGAAGGAGTGTCGTCTGGTCGGCATCATTACGGAGACGGACCTCGTGCGCAAAGTGCTGGCGCAAGGGCTCGATCCGGCGCGGACAACCGCCGGGCAGGTGATGGCCAGTCCGCTCCTGACGATTGCGCCGGACCGTCCGATGCTGGATGCCAGTCATCTGATGGAAACCCACAAGGTTCGGCACCTGGCGGTCTCCGACGGGAGTGAGGTGGTGGGGTTGATCTCCGCACGCGATCTCGTCCGGCATTTTGTCGAAGCGGAAACCGGTCCGGCCCGCGAATTGGACAATGTGTATCGCCCCTTGAGTGTGCTGATGCAGACCGCGCTTGAGACGATGGAGAGCCGTGAGACTGTGGCGGCGGCAGCGACGCGCATGGTGGAGAAGCATATCGGCTCCCTGTTTGTGATCGAGGCCGGCGAGATGGTGGGGATTGTCACGGAAAGCGATCTGGTCCGGAAGGGGCTTGCCTATCAGCTGGATGCCAAGACAATTCGCGTGGGAGCGTTGATGAACTCCCCGCTGCTCGACATCGATATCAACCGCACGATTCGCGATGCCAGCGATCTCATGGCTCGGAAGCGCGTGCGGCACCTGGCGGTGACGGAGAATGCCAGGATTGTCGGGGTACTCTCCATCCGGGATTTGATCAAGATGGTGTCCATCCGAGATCGGCCGGAGTTCTTGCGCAGAACGTGA
- a CDS encoding ABC transporter substrate-binding protein, whose translation MTLSIASGATPQPTEAPTEVVRTTLSEVFHILEDPKLKDPAKLMPRRHLLEDVIAARFDYAEMSKRALAAHWTPLTNDQRAEFVELFKAFLSDRYAGKIEGYSGEQVEYLSERLEGEYAEVRTKLVSTKVEIPMDYRLINKAGRWYAYDIIADGVSLVKNYRSQFDKIIRSDSYEELVTRLRNRAVGEEKKEKK comes from the coding sequence GTGACTCTTTCGATCGCGTCAGGGGCAACGCCACAGCCCACAGAGGCCCCCACCGAAGTCGTTCGGACGACGCTCTCAGAAGTGTTTCACATCCTGGAGGACCCCAAGCTCAAAGACCCCGCCAAGCTCATGCCGCGCCGCCATCTGCTGGAGGACGTGATCGCGGCCCGCTTCGACTACGCTGAAATGTCGAAACGGGCGCTGGCCGCTCACTGGACCCCCTTGACGAATGATCAGCGGGCGGAGTTTGTGGAGCTGTTCAAAGCCTTTCTGTCCGACCGCTATGCGGGGAAAATCGAGGGCTATTCCGGGGAGCAGGTGGAGTATCTCAGCGAGCGGCTGGAAGGCGAGTATGCGGAGGTCCGCACCAAACTCGTCTCCACGAAAGTGGAAATCCCGATGGATTACCGGCTCATCAACAAGGCCGGCCGGTGGTATGCCTACGACATCATCGCCGATGGCGTCAGCCTGGTGAAAAACTACCGCAGCCAGTTCGACAAAATCATCCGCTCCGACTCCTACGAAGAGCTCGTGACACGCTTGCGCAACCGGGCGGTGGGTGAGGAAAAGAAGGAGAAGAAGTAA
- a CDS encoding DUF2238 domain-containing protein → MDRNKWLLWGLLAWYVALSGWTAYGPVDREFWAIASILPACLVAGLMAAHRWLPLSPLSYVLITVFLSLHTVGVHYTYAQVPLGSWADQALHLGRNHFDRVVHFSFGFLLAYPMEEAFRLLAHARGWVLYYLPVMTVLGLSGLWEIIESWVASAVHPELGVTYLGSQGDIWDAQKDMAAALYGAMLCVALLALARRMRGAQPLLHPEPVVPE, encoded by the coding sequence ATGGATCGAAATAAATGGCTGCTGTGGGGCCTGTTGGCCTGGTATGTAGCCTTGTCAGGATGGACCGCGTATGGCCCTGTGGATCGAGAGTTCTGGGCTATTGCCAGTATTCTTCCCGCCTGCCTCGTGGCCGGATTGATGGCCGCGCATCGGTGGCTGCCATTGTCACCGCTGTCCTATGTGTTGATTACGGTCTTTCTCAGCCTCCATACCGTCGGGGTGCATTACACCTATGCGCAGGTGCCGCTGGGATCGTGGGCGGATCAGGCCCTGCATCTTGGGCGGAATCATTTCGACCGCGTCGTACACTTTAGTTTCGGTTTTCTTCTGGCCTATCCGATGGAAGAGGCCTTCCGGCTGCTGGCTCACGCGCGGGGGTGGGTGCTGTACTATTTGCCGGTGATGACCGTCTTGGGGCTGAGCGGCCTCTGGGAAATCATTGAATCATGGGTGGCGAGTGCGGTGCATCCTGAGCTGGGAGTGACCTACCTCGGCTCTCAGGGAGATATCTGGGATGCCCAGAAAGATATGGCTGCGGCGCTCTACGGAGCCATGCTGTGCGTGGCGTTGCTCGCGCTCGCGCGTCGTATGCGAGGGGCGCAGCCGCTGCTGCACCCTGAGCCGGTGGTGCCGGAATAA